The Paenibacillus sp. MBLB1832 genome has a window encoding:
- a CDS encoding tRNA threonylcarbamoyladenosine dehydratase codes for MLHQFSRTELAIGPEGLDIMKKSTVVVLGIGGVGSIAAEALARSGVGRLILIDKDVVDITNINRQIHALTTTVGQPKADLMRDRIKLINPECDVISLRMFYTEETYEQVFSYPIDYVLDASDTIEYKIHLIKQCLARKIPMISCMGAANKMDPTQFRITDISKTSMDPIARVIRQRLRKEGIKKGVKVVFSMEEPMKPREDVTEQIVPADAPDRRKAQQPPASNSFVPPVAGLIMVSAAIKDLLEIGLGKSNK; via the coding sequence ATGCTTCACCAATTTTCACGTACGGAGTTAGCCATCGGCCCAGAGGGTCTTGATATTATGAAAAAGAGTACAGTCGTCGTGCTCGGAATTGGCGGGGTCGGCTCGATTGCAGCCGAAGCCCTGGCCCGTTCCGGGGTGGGACGCCTGATTCTCATCGACAAAGATGTTGTCGATATCACGAACATTAACCGTCAGATTCACGCGTTAACGACGACGGTCGGTCAGCCTAAGGCTGATCTGATGCGCGACCGCATCAAATTGATTAACCCCGAGTGCGATGTCATCTCGCTTCGCATGTTTTACACAGAAGAAACGTATGAGCAAGTCTTCTCTTACCCGATCGACTATGTCTTGGACGCAAGCGATACAATCGAGTACAAAATCCATTTGATCAAACAATGTTTAGCGCGTAAAATCCCGATGATTTCTTGTATGGGTGCTGCGAATAAAATGGATCCAACGCAATTTAGAATAACGGATATTTCTAAAACAAGCATGGATCCTATCGCACGTGTCATTCGCCAAAGATTGCGCAAGGAAGGCATCAAGAAGGGCGTTAAGGTTGTCTTCTCCATGGAAGAGCCGATGAAGCCGCGGGAAGATGTTACGGAACAAATTGTGCCAGCGGATGCACCTGACAGACGTAAGGCGCAGCAACCGCCAGCGAGCAACTCGTTCGTTCCTCCAGTTGCAGGGCTGATCATGGTGAGTGCGGCGATTAAAGATCTGCTTGAGATTGGTTTGGGCAAAAGTAACAAATAA
- a CDS encoding DoxX family protein: protein MALGLLIIRLVIGLTMAAHGTQKLFGWFGGYGPKGTGGFFESIGIKPGVFMAVAAGLSEVAGGLLFAAGLWTEVGAALIILTMLIAIVKVHGKNGYWVTSNGYEYNAALLIVALGVALIGAGDYSIDALL, encoded by the coding sequence ATGGCTTTAGGACTTCTGATTATTCGTTTGGTGATTGGGTTAACAATGGCAGCACATGGCACACAGAAGCTATTTGGCTGGTTCGGGGGTTACGGCCCTAAAGGAACTGGAGGTTTCTTCGAATCAATTGGGATTAAACCAGGTGTATTCATGGCAGTGGCGGCAGGATTGAGCGAGGTTGCTGGCGGTTTGTTGTTCGCAGCTGGCCTTTGGACGGAGGTTGGCGCAGCGCTAATTATTCTTACCATGTTGATTGCCATTGTGAAAGTTCACGGCAAAAACGGCTATTGGGTGACTTCCAACGGGTATGAATACAATGCGGCCTTGCTAATCGTCGCGCTGGGTGTTGCTCTGATCGGCGCTGGCGACTACTCCATCGACGCGCTTTTATGA
- a CDS encoding DUF3889 domain-containing protein: MLGLSYGESSDVIAAAKPSENHIMTVKNPVYDPSYAKWSRLAFHEAGKVYTLLDYQYIGKSNVAPGVVQQQFRFWVRKNGVEFPLIVSIRYDPVTEKVFTILMEQEKPRGTLRIL; this comes from the coding sequence ATGCTCGGACTTAGCTATGGAGAATCCTCGGATGTCATCGCTGCAGCAAAGCCATCCGAGAATCACATTATGACGGTCAAAAATCCAGTCTATGATCCTTCCTATGCGAAGTGGAGCCGTCTTGCTTTTCACGAGGCAGGCAAAGTGTATACGCTGTTAGATTACCAATACATCGGCAAATCCAACGTGGCACCAGGCGTTGTACAGCAGCAATTCCGATTCTGGGTTCGTAAAAACGGGGTTGAATTTCCGTTAATCGTTTCGATCCGATACGATCCCGTAACTGAGAAAGTATTTACGATACTTATGGAACAAGAAAAACCGAGAGGGACTCTGCGGATTCTATGA
- the dtd gene encoding D-aminoacyl-tRNA deacylase → MRVVVQRCKRAEVTVGGEIIGQIGHGLMLLVGITHEDTEQDAKYVADKVAGLRIFEDESGKMNLSVMETGGSILSVSQFTLYGDCRKGKRPNFMAAARPELAEQLYNQFNELLRAQGLHVETGAFGEMMDVSLTNWGPVTLIIDSK, encoded by the coding sequence ATGCGAGTAGTTGTTCAACGTTGTAAACGTGCTGAAGTGACTGTTGGTGGAGAGATCATTGGTCAGATCGGTCACGGACTTATGCTGCTAGTCGGCATTACACATGAAGATACAGAGCAGGATGCCAAGTACGTTGCGGATAAAGTCGCAGGATTGCGCATTTTTGAAGATGAGAGCGGCAAGATGAATCTCTCGGTTATGGAGACTGGCGGGAGCATTTTATCCGTGTCACAGTTCACCTTATACGGAGATTGCCGCAAAGGGAAACGCCCGAATTTCATGGCCGCCGCAAGGCCAGAACTGGCAGAGCAGCTGTACAACCAATTCAACGAGCTGCTTAGAGCGCAGGGGTTGCATGTGGAGACAGGTGCTTTTGGCGAGATGATGGACGTTTCACTGACGAATTGGGGACCTGTTACGCTCATTATCGACAGCAAATAA
- a CDS encoding winged helix-turn-helix transcriptional regulator, producing MENNYQLCPKFEHAFELLGKRWTGLIIHVLLTGPKRFKDISVLIPSMSDRMLSERFKELEAADIIIRHVYPETPVRIEYELTPKGKGLQSVMDEVQKWADSNT from the coding sequence ATGGAAAACAACTACCAACTATGTCCCAAATTCGAGCATGCCTTCGAACTTCTCGGAAAGCGTTGGACAGGGCTAATCATTCATGTACTGTTAACGGGGCCCAAGCGGTTTAAAGATATTTCCGTATTAATTCCAAGTATGAGCGACCGCATGTTGTCCGAAAGGTTTAAAGAATTAGAGGCTGCCGATATTATCATTCGACATGTTTACCCTGAAACGCCCGTTCGCATTGAATATGAGTTAACGCCTAAGGGCAAAGGACTCCAATCTGTGATGGATGAAGTGCAGAAGTGGGCCGATTCCAACACCTAG
- a CDS encoding FAD-dependent oxidoreductase, translating into MVKSNRNNTTSKGWLWLMVTLIVLTLLAATAAMVFQYNHHKSKGLSAHQALEEVKSVKKMKDTYDVIVVGTDPEGIAAAVSAARNGLSTLLVDGRNREIFGGLMTLGWINSLDMNYSTSKNLLGKDDVWNKGYFSEWYAKLEGDSFDVNTAANAFYDSVKNEKNIDVMMKTKKVDPLLSKDLKTVQGATITLEDGSTQVVKAVSVIDATQDGDFAAAAGVPFTMGREDLGDPNSKMAVTLAFRLKNFTPEVWSLMAQRLNGDNNPDTGVNEVSVFGYGEMSAYPAINKERAKMRGFNMGRQNDNTVLINALQIFGVDTFNPKSVQEAFDIGKKELPNIVAYMKKTFPEFATVELDGSAPELYVRETRHMQGEYRLNIVDVCSNADQWDRIGFGSYAVDIQRVSPTDSGNVVCKPKQYAIPFRSLVPQQIDGLLVVGRAASYDTLPHGSARVMPTGMAEGEAAGAAASLAKSENKTFRQLSASKESIAKLQAQLNKQGMEIQPITVKAQPFMEHKAYEGLKTALMLGLASGAYTNNFKLDEAANPKRMVNLVGGAKKMKPSAFPGDANQAIVNMTDSDKNALTLDQASYTLAQALGYKVTAAEAQAKLIESKLLTAATVSSIADKQKLTNGDTFMLLSDVKMGLTGKP; encoded by the coding sequence ATGGTAAAATCAAATCGTAATAACACTACATCCAAGGGTTGGCTTTGGCTAATGGTGACATTGATTGTACTTACACTGTTGGCTGCAACGGCTGCGATGGTGTTCCAATACAATCATCACAAGAGCAAAGGACTTTCGGCGCATCAAGCGTTGGAGGAAGTCAAGTCTGTGAAAAAAATGAAGGACACCTATGACGTTATCGTTGTGGGGACCGATCCAGAAGGGATCGCAGCGGCTGTGTCCGCGGCACGAAATGGCTTAAGCACGTTGCTCGTCGACGGACGCAATCGTGAAATCTTCGGCGGATTAATGACGCTGGGTTGGATTAATTCTTTGGATATGAACTATTCGACTTCCAAGAATTTATTAGGCAAAGACGATGTTTGGAACAAAGGCTATTTTTCGGAATGGTATGCGAAGCTCGAAGGGGATTCCTTCGATGTGAATACGGCAGCCAATGCCTTCTACGATTCCGTGAAAAATGAAAAAAATATTGATGTGATGATGAAAACGAAAAAAGTCGATCCTTTGCTCTCGAAGGATTTGAAAACCGTGCAAGGCGCTACGATCACACTAGAAGATGGCAGCACACAAGTCGTCAAAGCCGTATCGGTGATCGATGCGACACAAGATGGCGATTTCGCAGCGGCAGCAGGGGTGCCTTTTACAATGGGGCGTGAAGACCTCGGAGATCCGAACTCCAAAATGGCGGTGACTCTAGCGTTCCGACTGAAAAATTTCACACCCGAAGTGTGGAGTTTGATGGCGCAGCGTCTGAATGGGGATAACAACCCTGACACAGGTGTCAATGAGGTTAGCGTGTTTGGTTACGGAGAAATGAGTGCCTATCCGGCTATTAATAAAGAACGGGCGAAGATGCGCGGCTTCAATATGGGCAGGCAAAATGATAACACGGTCCTCATCAATGCGCTGCAAATTTTCGGCGTAGATACATTTAATCCGAAGTCGGTACAAGAGGCTTTTGATATTGGGAAAAAAGAATTACCGAACATTGTCGCTTACATGAAAAAGACATTCCCTGAGTTTGCAACTGTTGAGCTGGATGGCTCTGCGCCTGAGCTTTACGTAAGGGAAACCCGTCACATGCAGGGCGAGTACCGCCTGAACATCGTGGATGTATGTTCCAACGCAGACCAATGGGATCGTATTGGATTCGGTTCCTATGCCGTGGATATTCAGCGGGTTTCGCCTACGGATTCAGGCAATGTGGTGTGCAAGCCTAAACAATATGCGATTCCGTTCCGCAGCCTCGTTCCACAGCAAATTGACGGTCTTCTGGTCGTTGGAAGAGCGGCAAGCTATGATACACTGCCTCACGGTAGCGCTCGCGTTATGCCGACTGGCATGGCGGAGGGAGAAGCAGCAGGGGCTGCTGCGAGCTTAGCGAAATCCGAGAATAAGACATTCCGTCAGCTGTCCGCATCCAAAGAAAGTATAGCCAAGCTGCAGGCGCAGCTGAATAAGCAGGGCATGGAAATTCAGCCGATCACCGTTAAGGCGCAGCCATTTATGGAACATAAGGCGTATGAAGGCTTGAAAACAGCATTAATGCTGGGCTTGGCCTCTGGTGCTTATACGAACAATTTTAAGTTAGATGAGGCAGCGAATCCGAAGCGGATGGTTAACCTCGTTGGCGGTGCGAAGAAGATGAAGCCGTCTGCCTTCCCAGGAGATGCGAATCAAGCGATCGTAAATATGACCGATTCGGACAAGAATGCACTGACCCTTGACCAAGCTAGCTACACGCTGGCGCAAGCGTTAGGCTACAAAGTTACAGCTGCCGAGGCACAAGCGAAGCTTATCGAGAGCAAGCTGTTAACGGCTGCAACAGTGAGCAGCATAGCAGATAAACAGAAGTTAACGAACGGCGACACGTTCATGCTGCTCAGTGATGTGAAGATGGGGTTAACAGGGAAGCCGTAA
- the aspS gene encoding aspartate--tRNA ligase — translation MMLKTHHCGQLTKAHVGETVILNGWVQVRRDFGGILFIDLRDRSGIIQTVFNPEFSGEALAIADRARNEYVLAVKGKVVERDAETVNPNIPTGEIEVQVTEIEIMNAAKTPPFFIEDGVEVDEAVRLKYRYLDLRRPEMQRTLMLRSKASNVFRNFLDSQGFIDVETPILTKSTPEGARDYLVPSRVHPGEFFALPQSPQIFKQLLMVSGLERYYQIARCFRDEDLRADRQPEFTQVDIETSFLSQDQLLDLLEELVVKLMQETANVEIPRPFQRITYADAMAKYGSDKPDLRFGLELEDVSDIVSTSGVQVFANVVKGGGQVKALNAKGCGTWSRKEIDDLLPFAARYGAKGLAWIQVKDGEFKGPIVKFFNEAEIVALTERLGAEEGDLLLFSADKKKVVADVLGNLRLKIGRQLGLIDDSKFKYAWVVDFPLLGYDEEAKRYVAEHHPFTRPNEDDIHFFDTDPGQIRAQAYDLVLNGYEVGGGSMRIYQRDVQEKMFAALGFSKEEAVEKFGFLLEAFEYGTPPHGGFAFGFDRLVMLITGRTNLRETIAFPKTASATDLLTDAPGTVDEKQLEQLSIRLALKQPAAKA, via the coding sequence ATGATGCTCAAAACACATCATTGTGGACAGCTTACGAAAGCGCACGTTGGGGAAACGGTAATTCTGAATGGATGGGTTCAAGTAAGACGAGACTTTGGCGGAATTCTTTTCATCGATCTACGTGATCGCAGTGGCATAATACAAACCGTATTTAATCCAGAATTCTCAGGGGAAGCTTTGGCCATTGCGGATCGTGCTCGTAACGAGTACGTACTTGCCGTGAAAGGGAAAGTTGTTGAGCGTGATGCTGAGACTGTCAATCCAAATATCCCAACAGGCGAGATCGAAGTTCAAGTGACTGAAATCGAAATCATGAACGCGGCGAAAACACCTCCTTTCTTCATCGAAGACGGCGTAGAAGTGGATGAAGCGGTTCGTTTGAAATATCGTTATCTTGACCTGCGTCGCCCTGAAATGCAACGTACGTTGATGCTTCGTTCCAAGGCGTCCAACGTGTTCCGTAACTTCTTGGATTCCCAAGGCTTTATCGATGTGGAAACACCGATTTTGACGAAAAGCACGCCAGAAGGCGCACGTGATTACTTAGTGCCGAGCCGCGTACATCCAGGTGAGTTCTTTGCACTTCCACAATCACCACAAATTTTCAAACAATTATTGATGGTTAGTGGTTTGGAGCGGTACTACCAAATCGCGCGCTGCTTCCGCGACGAAGATCTTCGTGCAGACCGTCAACCAGAATTCACACAAGTGGACATCGAGACATCGTTCCTTTCCCAAGATCAGCTTCTTGATCTGTTAGAGGAGCTTGTGGTGAAGTTGATGCAAGAGACAGCGAATGTAGAGATTCCACGTCCATTCCAACGCATCACGTATGCGGATGCAATGGCGAAATACGGTTCCGATAAGCCGGATCTTCGTTTCGGACTTGAGCTCGAAGACGTGTCCGATATCGTTTCGACATCAGGTGTACAAGTATTTGCGAACGTGGTTAAAGGCGGAGGCCAAGTCAAAGCGCTTAACGCGAAAGGTTGCGGCACATGGAGCCGTAAAGAGATCGATGACTTGCTTCCTTTCGCAGCACGCTATGGTGCCAAAGGTCTTGCTTGGATCCAAGTGAAGGACGGCGAGTTCAAAGGACCAATCGTGAAATTCTTCAACGAGGCAGAAATCGTGGCATTGACTGAGCGCCTTGGTGCAGAAGAAGGAGATCTACTTCTATTCTCCGCAGATAAAAAGAAAGTCGTTGCCGATGTACTGGGTAATCTCCGTTTGAAAATCGGTCGCCAACTAGGTCTGATCGATGATTCAAAATTTAAATATGCTTGGGTTGTGGATTTCCCACTTCTTGGCTACGACGAAGAAGCGAAACGTTATGTAGCTGAGCACCATCCGTTCACACGTCCGAACGAAGATGACATTCACTTCTTTGATACAGATCCAGGCCAAATCCGTGCCCAAGCGTATGACCTTGTCTTGAATGGCTACGAAGTAGGTGGCGGCTCCATGCGGATTTACCAACGTGACGTTCAAGAGAAAATGTTCGCCGCGTTAGGTTTCTCTAAAGAAGAAGCGGTAGAGAAATTCGGCTTCTTGTTGGAAGCATTTGAATACGGAACGCCGCCACATGGTGGATTTGCATTCGGGTTCGACCGTTTGGTGATGCTCATTACCGGCCGCACGAACTTGAGAGAAACGATTGCATTCCCGAAAACAGCAAGTGCAACAGACTTGTTGACGGATGCGCCAGGTACAGTGGATGAGAAACAACTAGAACAACTATCGATTCGCTTAGCGCTTAAACAGCCAGCTGCCAAAGCCTAA
- a CDS encoding replication-associated recombination protein A, producing the protein MDLFTYASSQDPVGKLLADRMRPTTLDEYIGQEQIVGKGKLLRRAIEADQVTSILLYGPPGTGKTTLANIIANRTQGEFIKLNAVDASVKDVREVIELAKSTKAMYGRKTTLFLDEVHRFNTSRQDALLPAVEQGILIFIGATTENPFHHVNGALLSRSTLFQLEPLTAEHALIAMRRAIADPVKGLGFMRLRVDEEALIHIAQMAVGDIRRSLNALELAALTTSPEPDGTVHITREVAEESIRRPIVKADESTQYDVLSAFHKSVRGSSDAALFWFLYAVEKLGMDPMTFLRRLIVACSEDIGLANPQAMVQSVTAMDAYHKIGWPESKYIISQAILFAVESPKSNSIPIALMRAEQLMERVKSAEVPLHLRDTHYKGAEKLGHKGYQYPHDYPGHFVQQQYLPDEIRHEVIFAASNQGTEEKMKQNQLKRRGTPTDS; encoded by the coding sequence ATGGATTTGTTTACATATGCATCATCCCAAGACCCCGTAGGCAAGTTGTTGGCAGATCGGATGCGCCCAACCACGTTAGACGAATATATTGGCCAGGAGCAAATTGTAGGCAAAGGCAAGCTGCTGCGTCGCGCGATTGAGGCCGATCAGGTGACTTCAATTCTCCTTTATGGGCCGCCAGGGACAGGGAAGACCACGCTCGCGAACATCATCGCGAATCGTACGCAGGGGGAGTTTATCAAGCTTAACGCGGTTGATGCTTCTGTGAAAGACGTCCGCGAGGTGATTGAGCTCGCGAAGAGCACGAAAGCGATGTATGGTCGGAAGACGACCCTCTTCCTGGACGAAGTCCATCGCTTCAACACGTCGCGCCAGGATGCGCTGCTCCCTGCCGTCGAGCAGGGCATCCTCATCTTCATCGGTGCGACCACCGAGAACCCGTTCCACCATGTGAACGGGGCTCTCCTGTCGCGCTCGACGCTGTTCCAGCTCGAGCCCCTCACGGCGGAGCATGCGCTCATCGCCATGCGCAGAGCGATCGCTGACCCTGTCAAGGGGCTCGGCTTCATGCGCCTCCGCGTGGACGAGGAGGCGCTCATCCACATCGCGCAGATGGCCGTTGGCGACATCCGCCGATCCCTGAACGCGCTGGAGCTGGCAGCGCTGACGACTTCGCCTGAACCGGACGGCACGGTTCATATTACACGCGAGGTGGCGGAAGAGTCGATCCGCCGCCCCATCGTGAAAGCGGACGAGTCGACGCAGTATGACGTCTTGTCCGCCTTTCACAAGAGTGTGCGCGGCTCCAGCGACGCCGCGCTGTTCTGGTTCCTCTATGCCGTCGAGAAGCTCGGCATGGATCCCATGACCTTCCTGCGGCGGCTGATCGTCGCCTGCAGCGAAGACATCGGCCTCGCGAATCCGCAGGCGATGGTGCAGTCCGTCACAGCCATGGACGCCTATCATAAGATTGGCTGGCCAGAATCGAAGTACATCATTTCCCAGGCAATTTTATTCGCTGTGGAGAGTCCGAAATCCAACTCCATCCCGATCGCGCTCATGCGAGCAGAGCAATTAATGGAGCGAGTGAAGTCCGCCGAAGTGCCGCTGCACTTGCGAGATACGCATTACAAAGGTGCGGAGAAGTTAGGACATAAAGGCTATCAGTATCCGCATGATTACCCTGGTCACTTCGTTCAGCAGCAGTACTTGCCTGACGAAATCCGGCATGAAGTTATTTTTGCTGCCAGCAATCAGGGAACGGAAGAGAAGATGAAGCAGAATCAGCTCAAAAGAAGAGGGACTCCAACAGATTCATAG
- the hisS gene encoding histidine--tRNA ligase gives MSIQKPKGTQDLLPGEVEKWQYLESKARDLCARFNYKEIRSPIFESTELFSRGVGETTDIVEKEMYTFLDKGDRSMTLRPEGTAGVVRAYVENKLYGIPDLTKLFYVGPMFRYEQPQAGRYRQFHQFGIEAFGSVDPSIDAEVIALGFTFYKEIGLKDVTVEVNSVGTPAVRTAYREQLQAFFAPVKDQLCKDCQSRYDRNPMRILDCKIDQKHGVGAPDILEFLDEECSTHFAQVQEHLTAMEIPYRINPRLVRGLDYYTHTAFEYKAAGIGAIDTIGGGGRYNGLVEQIGGHGTDQPGVGLGLGLERVLLVLQAQGVEIPKPEPLDVYLIGLGEAAEKEVTKLLHQLRVQGLKAEKDYQGRKMKAQMKSADRFQATFVAILGDYELERGEITLKKMDTGHQITVSLVDLASQAAKTLFQ, from the coding sequence ATGAGTATTCAAAAGCCAAAAGGGACACAGGATCTGCTTCCTGGCGAAGTGGAGAAATGGCAGTACTTGGAGAGTAAAGCAAGAGATTTATGCGCGCGGTTTAACTACAAGGAAATTCGTTCGCCAATTTTCGAAAGCACGGAGCTATTTTCGCGCGGCGTTGGGGAAACGACGGACATTGTCGAGAAAGAAATGTACACATTTCTAGATAAAGGTGACCGCAGCATGACGCTTCGCCCTGAAGGGACAGCGGGTGTTGTTCGGGCTTACGTAGAGAATAAGCTGTATGGGATTCCAGATTTGACGAAACTGTTCTATGTCGGACCGATGTTCCGTTATGAACAGCCGCAGGCTGGCCGTTACCGTCAGTTTCACCAGTTCGGGATTGAAGCTTTTGGATCCGTAGATCCGAGTATAGATGCGGAAGTCATCGCGCTGGGCTTTACGTTTTACAAAGAAATTGGACTCAAAGATGTTACGGTTGAAGTGAACTCGGTGGGTACACCTGCTGTTCGTACCGCTTACCGCGAGCAATTGCAAGCGTTCTTTGCACCTGTGAAAGATCAGCTTTGCAAGGACTGTCAATCTCGTTATGACCGCAACCCAATGAGGATCCTCGATTGCAAAATCGATCAAAAACACGGTGTCGGCGCGCCTGATATCTTGGAATTCCTGGATGAGGAGTGCAGTACGCACTTTGCTCAGGTCCAAGAGCACCTAACAGCCATGGAAATTCCATATCGCATTAATCCGCGTCTTGTGCGCGGTCTAGATTACTACACGCACACCGCGTTTGAGTATAAAGCTGCAGGCATCGGTGCCATCGACACGATCGGCGGCGGCGGACGTTACAACGGTCTTGTGGAGCAAATCGGCGGTCATGGGACAGATCAGCCAGGTGTAGGCTTGGGTCTTGGGCTGGAGCGCGTTCTGCTCGTCTTGCAAGCACAAGGTGTTGAGATTCCGAAGCCAGAGCCGCTGGATGTGTATTTGATTGGGCTTGGCGAAGCAGCAGAGAAAGAAGTGACGAAACTCCTTCACCAGTTGCGCGTACAAGGCTTGAAAGCGGAAAAAGACTACCAAGGCCGCAAAATGAAAGCTCAGATGAAGTCAGCGGATCGCTTCCAAGCGACGTTCGTCGCTATTCTAGGGGATTACGAGCTGGAACGCGGCGAAATCACCTTGAAGAAGATGGATACGGGTCACCAAATCACTGTAAGCCTAGTGGACCTTGCCTCACAAGCAGCAAAAACACTATTCCAATAG